The following are encoded in a window of Pseudomonas graminis genomic DNA:
- the folM gene encoding dihydromonapterin reductase: MACSPAPVLITGASQRVGLYCAERLLAGGQPVIITYRSERPGVQRLKALGAVVLQADFSSETSVLDFIARLKEQTGSLRAIVHNASDWLAETPGDESDVFMQMFNVHMLTPYLINLHCAELLRRSETADIIHISDDVTRKGSSKHIAYSASKAGLENLTLSFAARFAPHIKVNGIAPAMLMFQPDDDAAYRARTLEKSALGIEPGAEVIYQSLRYLMDTSYITGTTLTVNGGRHVK, encoded by the coding sequence ATGGCCTGCTCCCCTGCCCCTGTCTTGATCACTGGTGCCAGCCAGCGCGTCGGCCTCTATTGCGCCGAGCGTCTATTGGCGGGAGGCCAGCCTGTGATCATCACCTACCGCAGCGAGCGGCCGGGCGTGCAGCGTCTAAAGGCGCTGGGCGCGGTGGTGCTTCAGGCTGATTTTTCGTCAGAGACGAGCGTTTTGGATTTCATCGCCCGACTCAAGGAGCAGACTGGCAGCCTGAGGGCCATCGTGCACAACGCGTCCGACTGGCTGGCCGAAACGCCGGGGGACGAGTCGGATGTGTTCATGCAAATGTTTAATGTCCATATGCTGACGCCCTACCTCATCAATCTGCATTGCGCCGAGCTGTTGCGGCGCTCGGAGACGGCCGACATTATTCACATCAGCGACGACGTCACTCGCAAGGGCAGCAGCAAGCACATCGCTTACAGCGCCAGCAAGGCAGGCCTGGAAAACCTGACCCTGTCCTTCGCCGCCAGATTTGCACCCCATATCAAGGTCAACGGCATTGCCCCGGCCATGCTGATGTTTCAACCCGATGACGACGCGGCATACCGCGCACGCACGCTGGAAAAGTCGGCACTGGGCATCGAACCTGGCGCCGAGGTGATCTACCAGAGCCTGCGCTATCTGATGGATACCTCCTACATCACCGGCACCACTCTGACCGTAAACGGCGGACGGCACGTCAAGTAA
- the folE gene encoding GTP cyclohydrolase I FolE: MTLSLPQHYREILVGLGEDPEREGLLDTPKRAAKAMQYLCHGYEQTLEEIVNGALFASESDEMVIVKDIELYSLCEHHLLPFIGKAHVAYIPTGKVLGLSKIARIVDMYARRLQIQENLTRQIADAIQGVTMAAGVAVVIEAQHMCMMMRGVEKQNSTMNTSVMLGAFRESTTTRMEFLQLIGRSK, encoded by the coding sequence ATGACCCTGTCACTGCCACAGCATTACCGTGAGATCCTTGTCGGCCTGGGTGAAGATCCTGAACGCGAAGGCCTGCTGGATACGCCCAAGCGCGCCGCCAAGGCGATGCAATACCTGTGTCATGGCTACGAGCAGACGCTGGAAGAGATCGTCAACGGCGCGCTGTTTGCGTCCGAAAGCGACGAGATGGTGATCGTCAAGGACATCGAACTCTATTCGCTGTGCGAGCATCACCTGCTGCCCTTCATCGGCAAGGCTCACGTGGCCTACATTCCAACCGGAAAAGTTCTGGGCCTGTCGAAGATCGCGCGCATCGTCGACATGTACGCGCGGCGCCTGCAGATTCAGGAAAACCTGACGCGGCAGATCGCCGACGCGATTCAGGGCGTGACCATGGCCGCAGGTGTGGCCGTGGTCATTGAGGCTCAACACATGTGCATGATGATGCGCGGCGTTGAAAAGCAGAACTCCACCATGAACACCTCGGTGATGCTCGGCGCCTTCCGCGAGTCGACCACGACCCGCATGGAATTTCTGCAATTGATCGGACGGAGCAAGTAG
- the folX gene encoding dihydroneopterin triphosphate 2'-epimerase translates to MARLEPGTARIRVKDLCLRTFIGINEAEILNKQDVLINLTILYAAQEAVRDNDIDHALNYRTITKAIIQHVESNRFALLERLTQEVLDLVMTHDEVQYAEVEVDKPHALRFAESVSITLAAAR, encoded by the coding sequence ATGGCAAGACTCGAACCCGGCACCGCGCGCATCAGGGTCAAAGACCTGTGCCTGCGTACGTTTATCGGCATCAACGAGGCCGAAATCCTCAACAAGCAGGACGTACTGATCAACCTGACGATTCTGTACGCGGCGCAGGAAGCGGTGCGCGACAACGACATTGATCACGCGTTGAACTATCGGACCATCACCAAGGCCATCATCCAGCATGTAGAAAGCAACCGCTTTGCCTTGCTTGAGCGCCTGACCCAGGAAGTGCTCGACCTGGTAATGACCCATGATGAGGTGCAATACGCCGAAGTCGAAGTGGACAAGCCCCACGCACTGCGTTTCGCCGAATCGGTGTCGATCACCTTGGCGGCAGCGCGCTGA
- a CDS encoding DUF1244 domain-containing protein has translation MTEQQRLELEAAAFRRLVAHLDSRKDVQNIDLMNLAGFCRNCLSKWYKAEADEKHIDITLDDAREVVYGMPYSEWKSTYQKEASAEQQAAFVKEPKHD, from the coding sequence ATGACCGAGCAACAACGTCTTGAACTCGAAGCCGCGGCTTTCCGCCGTCTGGTTGCCCACCTCGACAGCCGCAAGGACGTGCAGAACATCGACCTGATGAACCTCGCCGGTTTCTGTCGCAACTGTCTGTCCAAGTGGTACAAGGCCGAGGCCGACGAGAAGCACATCGACATAACGCTCGATGACGCCCGCGAAGTGGTTTACGGCATGCCGTACAGCGAGTGGAAATCCACGTACCAGAAAGAAGCCAGCGCCGAGCAGCAAGCCGCGTTCGTCAAGGAACCGAAGCATGACTGA
- a CDS encoding HopJ type III effector protein, which yields MTDLSALRASLASGNHLFADTLTFIAAHYDYQPQAFSNGPVENAAGQNEGSCKTLGLALLEGLSDEEALLAFGEHYRSVLDTLDGSDHGNIRALIANGLAGVKFSAEPLKSKA from the coding sequence ATGACTGACCTGAGCGCCCTGCGCGCCAGCCTCGCCAGCGGCAATCATCTGTTCGCCGACACGCTGACGTTCATCGCCGCGCATTACGACTATCAGCCTCAGGCGTTCAGCAACGGCCCGGTGGAAAACGCCGCTGGCCAGAACGAAGGCTCCTGCAAGACCCTCGGCCTGGCGCTGCTGGAAGGCCTGAGCGATGAAGAAGCGCTGCTGGCTTTTGGCGAGCACTACCGCTCTGTACTCGATACACTGGACGGCTCGGACCACGGCAATATTCGGGCACTCATCGCGAACGGTTTGGCCGGCGTGAAGTTCTCGGCCGAGCCTCTCAAGTCCAAGGCCTGA
- the trxB gene encoding thioredoxin-disulfide reductase produces the protein MSDVRHSRVIILGSGPAGYSAAVYAARANLKPLLITGMQAGGQLTTTTEVDNWPGDPHGLTGPALMERMREHAERFETEIVFDHINAVDLAGKPFSLKGDNATYTCDALIIATGASARYLGLPSEEAFMGKGVSACATCDGFFYRNKPVAVVGGGNTAVEEALYLANIASKVTLVHRRDTFRAEKILIDKLHARVAEGKIELKLNATLDEVLGDNMGVTGARLKNNDGSYSEVTVDGVFIAIGHTPNTSLFDGQLALKDGYMVVQGGREGNATATSVDGVFAAGDVADHVYRQAITSAGAGCMAALDVERYLDGLANVSF, from the coding sequence ATGTCTGATGTACGTCATTCGCGAGTGATTATTCTCGGCTCCGGCCCTGCCGGTTACAGCGCTGCAGTCTATGCCGCGCGCGCCAACCTCAAGCCGTTGCTGATCACCGGGATGCAGGCGGGTGGTCAGTTGACCACCACTACCGAAGTCGACAATTGGCCGGGCGACCCCCATGGCCTGACCGGCCCGGCGTTGATGGAGCGTATGCGTGAACACGCCGAGCGTTTCGAGACCGAGATCGTGTTCGATCACATCAATGCGGTCGATCTGGCCGGTAAGCCGTTCAGCCTGAAAGGCGACAACGCGACTTACACCTGCGACGCGCTGATCATCGCCACCGGCGCCAGCGCCCGTTATCTGGGTCTGCCGTCCGAAGAAGCGTTCATGGGCAAGGGCGTGTCGGCCTGCGCGACCTGCGACGGTTTCTTCTATCGCAACAAGCCGGTCGCCGTGGTCGGCGGCGGCAACACTGCCGTCGAGGAAGCCCTCTATCTGGCCAACATCGCCAGCAAGGTCACCCTGGTTCACCGTCGCGATACCTTCCGCGCCGAGAAGATTCTCATTGATAAGCTGCATGCACGTGTCGCCGAGGGCAAGATCGAGCTCAAACTCAACGCTACCCTGGACGAAGTCCTGGGCGACAACATGGGCGTGACCGGTGCGCGCTTGAAGAACAACGACGGCAGCTATTCCGAAGTGACCGTCGACGGCGTGTTCATCGCCATCGGCCACACGCCGAATACCAGCCTGTTTGACGGTCAGCTGGCGTTGAAAGACGGCTACATGGTCGTTCAAGGCGGTCGCGAAGGTAATGCGACGGCCACCAGCGTTGATGGTGTTTTCGCTGCCGGCGACGTGGCGGATCACGTCTACCGTCAGGCCATCACCTCGGCTGGTGCAGGCTGCATGGCTGCACTGGACGTCGAGCGCTACCTGGACGGCCTGGCGAACGTTTCGTTCTGA
- the cysZ gene encoding sulfate transporter CysZ, producing MPAPVLSGPQYLREGLKLVLSPGLRLFVLLPLAINLVLFSAMIYFAGHEFRLWVDSFMPTLPGWLSFLNYILWPLFVVLVALMVFFTFTMIANIIAAPFNGFLAEKVEVVLRGTDDFPAFSWGELVEMVPRTLSREMRKLGYFLPRAVGLFILSWIPVVNLVAAPLWLMFGVWMMAIQYIDYPADNHKMSWQDMLAWLRAKRWQSMSFGGIVYLVLLIPVVNILMMPAAVAGATLFWVRERGAETLAERIR from the coding sequence ATGCCTGCACCCGTCCTGTCTGGCCCGCAATACCTGCGCGAAGGCCTGAAACTGGTCCTGAGCCCCGGTCTGCGCCTGTTCGTCCTGCTGCCGCTGGCGATCAACCTGGTGCTGTTCAGCGCCATGATTTACTTCGCCGGCCACGAATTCAGGTTGTGGGTCGACTCCTTCATGCCCACCCTCCCCGGCTGGCTCAGCTTTCTCAACTACATCCTGTGGCCGTTGTTCGTGGTGCTTGTCGCGCTCATGGTTTTCTTCACCTTCACCATGATCGCCAACATCATCGCCGCGCCGTTTAATGGCTTTCTCGCTGAAAAGGTAGAAGTAGTCCTGCGCGGGACGGATGATTTTCCCGCGTTCAGTTGGGGCGAGCTGGTGGAAATGGTCCCGCGCACTTTGAGCCGGGAGATGCGCAAACTGGGCTATTTCCTCCCGCGTGCCGTGGGCCTGTTCATCCTTTCGTGGATTCCCGTGGTGAACCTCGTCGCCGCGCCGCTGTGGCTAATGTTTGGGGTGTGGATGATGGCCATCCAGTACATCGACTACCCCGCCGACAACCACAAAATGAGCTGGCAAGACATGCTCGCCTGGCTGCGCGCCAAGCGATGGCAGAGCATGAGTTTCGGCGGGATTGTGTATCTGGTGCTGCTGATTCCAGTGGTCAACATTCTGATGATGCCGGCGGCGGTGGCGGGGGCAACGTTGTTCTGGGTGAGGGAGCGTGGGGCGGAGACGCTGGCAGAGCGGATTCGCTGA